One genomic region from Spirosoma sp. KCTC 42546 encodes:
- a CDS encoding T9SS type A sorting domain-containing protein, whose translation MIKLLLASTLMLVAIVAQTQSLPVRLSVVSITPSENTGQDYSPWLSDDITNLVQSAWSDNAKWVQVTLKLEKKSLVSSLSLYDHEGSFSDKPALLYAMNGTQRVLIGSFDGSAYKSWVTLKPFQALVADAIMIYKYGNNIPQKINVFGQPITESTSIPRPLDLLKLVSAKDNPVTGADYSAYLNNDMNKLVPSYWQPENFKWTDVTIKFDKKSLLTKLDLYDTEGSFESAPAQVYALNGKEKTLIGTFTGDSYYEFKSYALTEPLVAEGIIIHKYCNNIPVKIRAYGKVLPTDPLDAILYAQERVNVTNVTSNLPTPQNYSPYLNDDMGSLVQTDWSGDNCRWMDLTLKLDIKSTLTKLELYDGEDEFSSTPAQIYALNGTKKTLLGTFTGPAYKVWQTLTFPSVVAEAIVIHKYCNALPIKIRVYGHPVEEATVTPPVVSLGNKIPIDASRWYQLNNTSGGLASLFDGNTNDELQSGWGKVLNTYDAYYPLQAGESMDIKAVKFYDGNGSNSASPMKLSIITSDWKRIELAQFQGLEYNAWVGPYPTRSTSGDAKFLLDNVVTGARYLVINTSDFWPREIELYGTYQAGNVAASGVPKKSPTFKKLLGVNAFEWDFYQSNVPGISAPKLKALQSFGVIRHYMDWEKLELTEGNYTFNPTHSGGWNYDLMYERCKADGIEVMACLKDMTPWMNSTYPADQQGSDNVPVRFGKDYANPLSYIEQAKVAFQYAARYGKNPSINPALVKVNTNARWANDPANVVKIGLGLINFIECDNERDKWWRGRKAYQTGREYAANMSAFYDGHKNTMGEGVGVKNADPSMTVVMGGLCSIANGTDYIRGMIDWCKEFRGYKSDGRVDLCWDVINYHLYPDNGQSMQNGNGASSRGKAPELSVAAQVVRNVLKLAHEACYDMPVYVSETGYDLNQGSPLHAISIGNKSVTTTQADWNLRTALLYGREGVDRVDFYQTYDLNLDCANQFCSMGFMNADFTRKPAANYFYQAKKLIGDYVFKESLSTNPNVDRYESNGQSAYALWIPDEVGRTGQYTLNLGVGTAAKVYTPQTGCDSMAIQVLPVINGQLALTLTETPIFVIPASISARLAAQSPENEEELLRVYPNPSADKVSVQLRSAYVGDVEISIADANLGITRHQITRPKSTTTFSEMVDLSALPYGIYLLEVKQGTTRTVRRILKVH comes from the coding sequence ATGATTAAATTACTACTTGCGTCCACACTGATGCTGGTGGCCATCGTTGCACAAACACAGTCACTCCCAGTCCGCCTATCGGTTGTATCGATCACTCCCAGTGAGAATACAGGCCAGGATTATTCGCCCTGGCTCTCTGACGATATTACTAATCTGGTACAGAGTGCCTGGTCAGACAATGCTAAATGGGTACAGGTAACGCTCAAGCTTGAGAAAAAAAGCTTGGTTTCCAGCCTATCGTTATATGACCATGAAGGCTCGTTTTCGGATAAACCTGCGCTACTATACGCTATGAATGGTACCCAGCGGGTGCTCATTGGCTCCTTCGATGGCTCTGCGTACAAAAGTTGGGTAACGCTTAAGCCATTTCAGGCACTCGTTGCCGATGCCATAATGATTTATAAGTATGGCAATAACATTCCCCAGAAAATCAACGTGTTTGGCCAGCCTATCACAGAGTCGACGTCTATCCCTCGTCCACTCGACTTGTTGAAGCTTGTATCTGCAAAAGACAATCCTGTAACGGGCGCAGATTATTCGGCTTACCTCAACAACGATATGAACAAGCTGGTACCTTCTTATTGGCAGCCTGAAAACTTCAAGTGGACCGACGTTACCATAAAATTTGACAAGAAGAGTTTGCTGACCAAACTAGACTTGTATGACACTGAAGGGTCTTTTGAATCGGCACCTGCCCAAGTATACGCATTGAATGGGAAAGAAAAAACCTTGATTGGGACCTTCACGGGCGACAGCTATTATGAGTTTAAATCGTATGCATTAACGGAACCGCTGGTTGCCGAAGGCATCATCATTCATAAATACTGTAATAATATACCCGTCAAGATACGTGCTTACGGTAAGGTGCTGCCAACCGATCCACTCGATGCGATTCTGTATGCGCAAGAGCGGGTGAACGTAACGAACGTTACATCGAACTTACCCACACCCCAGAACTATTCACCCTACCTGAATGATGATATGGGTAGCCTGGTGCAAACGGATTGGAGTGGGGATAATTGTCGATGGATGGATCTGACGCTCAAATTAGACATCAAAAGCACACTGACCAAACTGGAGCTATACGATGGCGAAGATGAGTTTTCGAGTACGCCAGCCCAGATTTATGCGCTCAACGGAACCAAAAAAACGCTGCTTGGTACGTTTACAGGACCTGCATATAAAGTCTGGCAGACACTTACGTTTCCGTCTGTAGTGGCCGAGGCTATTGTTATTCACAAATATTGTAACGCACTACCCATTAAAATCCGGGTGTATGGGCATCCGGTGGAAGAGGCTACAGTAACCCCTCCAGTTGTTTCACTAGGCAATAAAATTCCAATTGATGCGAGTCGCTGGTATCAGCTTAACAATACGAGCGGAGGGTTGGCCTCTCTGTTTGATGGGAACACCAACGACGAACTGCAATCGGGGTGGGGCAAAGTTCTGAATACGTATGATGCTTATTATCCGCTACAAGCTGGTGAGTCAATGGATATTAAAGCGGTTAAGTTTTACGATGGCAATGGCAGTAATTCCGCCAGCCCAATGAAGTTATCCATCATCACAAGCGATTGGAAACGGATTGAACTGGCTCAGTTTCAGGGCTTGGAATACAATGCCTGGGTGGGCCCGTACCCCACACGATCAACATCGGGAGATGCTAAATTTCTGCTCGATAATGTAGTAACCGGAGCACGATACCTGGTTATTAACACGTCGGATTTCTGGCCTCGGGAAATTGAACTCTATGGAACGTATCAGGCGGGAAATGTTGCCGCTAGTGGAGTGCCCAAAAAAAGCCCGACATTCAAAAAACTGCTCGGGGTAAACGCCTTCGAATGGGATTTTTATCAGTCAAATGTGCCGGGGATTTCAGCACCTAAACTAAAAGCACTTCAATCATTTGGTGTTATCCGGCACTATATGGATTGGGAAAAGCTGGAGCTCACTGAAGGCAATTACACGTTCAATCCAACCCATTCGGGCGGCTGGAATTATGACCTGATGTACGAACGCTGCAAAGCGGATGGCATTGAAGTAATGGCTTGTCTGAAAGACATGACCCCCTGGATGAACTCAACCTACCCAGCCGACCAACAGGGCAGTGATAATGTACCTGTACGATTTGGGAAAGATTATGCAAATCCACTCTCGTATATCGAACAGGCGAAGGTGGCGTTTCAGTATGCTGCCCGCTATGGAAAGAATCCATCAATCAATCCTGCATTAGTTAAGGTAAATACGAATGCCCGTTGGGCAAACGATCCAGCCAATGTGGTGAAAATTGGGTTAGGATTAATTAATTTCATTGAGTGCGATAATGAGCGTGACAAATGGTGGCGGGGACGAAAAGCGTACCAGACTGGTCGTGAGTACGCAGCGAATATGTCTGCGTTTTACGATGGGCATAAAAACACAATGGGGGAGGGCGTTGGGGTAAAAAATGCTGATCCAAGCATGACTGTGGTAATGGGGGGCTTATGTTCGATTGCTAACGGTACTGATTACATCAGGGGTATGATTGACTGGTGTAAAGAATTTCGGGGCTACAAGTCAGATGGGCGCGTTGACCTTTGCTGGGATGTTATCAATTATCACCTTTACCCCGATAATGGCCAATCCATGCAAAACGGTAACGGTGCCTCCTCCCGAGGGAAGGCTCCTGAACTATCGGTGGCCGCTCAGGTAGTCAGAAACGTCTTGAAGCTGGCGCATGAAGCCTGCTATGATATGCCGGTCTATGTGTCAGAAACGGGCTATGACCTGAACCAGGGAAGCCCACTTCACGCAATTTCCATTGGTAACAAATCGGTAACGACCACTCAGGCCGACTGGAACCTGCGGACGGCCCTGCTGTATGGCCGGGAGGGCGTAGATCGGGTCGACTTTTACCAGACTTACGACCTGAATTTGGATTGTGCCAATCAGTTTTGTTCAATGGGTTTTATGAACGCTGATTTCACCCGCAAACCGGCCGCCAACTATTTTTATCAGGCCAAAAAACTTATTGGTGATTATGTGTTCAAGGAGTCATTGAGCACAAACCCAAATGTTGATCGGTACGAAAGCAATGGTCAGTCAGCTTACGCGCTTTGGATTCCGGATGAAGTTGGCCGCACTGGTCAGTACACACTGAATTTGGGCGTTGGGACTGCCGCGAAGGTGTATACTCCTCAAACAGGATGCGATTCCATGGCGATACAAGTGCTGCCCGTTATCAATGGACAGCTTGCATTGACGCTGACCGAAACACCTATATTTGTTATACCTGCGTCGATCTCTGCGCGCTTAGCTGCCCAATCGCCTGAAAATGAGGAAGAATTGCTACGTGTTTACCCGAATCCATCGGCTGATAAAGTATCTGTTCAGCTTCGTAGTGCGTACGTGGGCGACGTAGAAATAAGTATAGCTGATGCCAACCTGGGCATAACCCGGCATCAAATCACGCGGCCAAAAAGCACAACCACATTTTCTGAAATGGTCGATTTGTCAGCACTACCGTACGGAATTTACCTCCTTGAGGTAAAACAAGGCACCACCCGAACGGTTAGGCGAATTTTGAAGGTGCATTAG
- the nadC gene encoding carboxylating nicotinate-nucleotide diphosphorylase, with the protein MNLHEFIQLALAEDVGDGDHTSLSTIPADAQKRARLLVKETGILAGVDVAKAIFAEVDPAFEVNVLMHDGASIKPGDIVLTVSGNARNILTAERLVLNCMQRMSGIATHTRELVNLLEGTRAKLLDTRKTTPNFRICEKMATKIGGAVNHRFGLYDMILIKDNHVDYAGSIEAAITKAVTYLKETGRQLRIEVETRNRAEVEEVLRVGQVDVILLDNFTPDGIRDMVRLINGKFVTEASGGIDETNLRAYAETGVDFISSGALTHQIKSLDLSLKAY; encoded by the coding sequence ATGAATCTGCACGAATTTATTCAATTGGCCTTGGCCGAAGATGTTGGCGACGGCGATCATACATCCTTATCGACCATACCCGCCGATGCGCAGAAGCGCGCCCGCTTGTTGGTGAAAGAAACGGGTATTCTGGCGGGAGTTGACGTAGCCAAAGCCATTTTTGCCGAAGTTGATCCAGCTTTTGAGGTCAACGTGCTCATGCACGATGGAGCCAGCATTAAGCCCGGCGACATTGTGCTAACAGTTAGCGGAAACGCCCGGAATATCCTGACTGCCGAACGGCTGGTATTGAATTGTATGCAACGTATGAGCGGCATTGCAACGCATACGCGTGAGTTGGTCAATCTATTGGAGGGAACCCGGGCGAAGCTGCTGGACACGCGCAAAACCACGCCAAATTTCCGCATCTGTGAGAAAATGGCAACCAAAATCGGGGGTGCTGTGAATCACCGCTTCGGGTTGTACGACATGATTTTGATTAAGGATAACCACGTCGATTACGCCGGAAGTATTGAAGCGGCCATCACTAAGGCGGTCACGTATCTGAAGGAAACCGGTCGGCAGTTGCGCATCGAGGTAGAAACCCGAAACCGCGCTGAAGTGGAGGAAGTCCTGCGAGTTGGTCAGGTAGATGTGATTTTGTTAGACAATTTTACGCCCGATGGCATTCGTGATATGGTTCGGCTAATTAATGGTAAGTTCGTTACCGAAGCATCGGGCGGCATTGATGAAACGAACCTGCGCGCCTATGCCGAAACAGGCGTAGATTTTATTTCATCGGGCGCACTAACGCACCAGATCAAGAGCCTGGACTTGAGTTTAAAGGCGTATTAA
- a CDS encoding pyruvate dehydrogenase complex E1 component subunit beta, which translates to MREIQFREALREAMTEEMRRDPLVYLMGEEVAEYNGAYKVSQGMLDEFGPERVIDTPIAELGFAGIGVGSAINGLRPIIEFMTFNFSLVAIDQVINSAAKVMSMSGGQYSCPIVFRGPTGNAGMLSSQHSQNFENWFANTSGLKVVVPSNPYDAKGLLKSCIRDNDPVIFMESELMYGDKGQVPEEEYLIPIGQAKVVREGNDVTIVSFGKIMKVALAAADELAKNGVSAEVIDLRSVRPIDYATIINSVKKTNRCVIVEEAWPLAAISSELTYNIQRNAFDYLDSPVVRVNSMDLPLPYAPTLIEAILPNVKRTLQAVETVMYKK; encoded by the coding sequence ATGAGAGAAATACAGTTCCGCGAAGCCCTGCGGGAGGCCATGACGGAAGAAATGCGCCGGGACCCGCTGGTCTATCTGATGGGCGAAGAAGTCGCCGAATACAATGGGGCTTATAAAGTTAGCCAGGGTATGCTGGACGAATTCGGTCCGGAGCGCGTAATTGATACCCCCATTGCCGAACTTGGCTTTGCCGGTATTGGCGTTGGCTCAGCCATTAACGGACTACGGCCAATCATTGAATTCATGACCTTTAACTTCTCGCTTGTGGCGATTGACCAGGTCATTAACTCAGCGGCCAAAGTGATGTCGATGTCGGGTGGCCAATATTCATGCCCAATTGTTTTCCGGGGACCAACCGGTAATGCGGGTATGCTTTCATCGCAACACTCGCAGAACTTCGAGAATTGGTTTGCCAATACATCAGGACTGAAAGTTGTTGTCCCATCAAACCCCTACGACGCCAAAGGGCTTCTTAAATCCTGTATCCGAGATAACGACCCCGTTATTTTTATGGAGTCGGAGTTGATGTATGGCGACAAAGGTCAAGTACCTGAAGAAGAGTACCTGATTCCAATTGGGCAGGCCAAAGTAGTTCGCGAAGGCAACGACGTAACGATCGTATCGTTCGGCAAAATCATGAAAGTGGCTCTTGCAGCCGCCGATGAGTTAGCGAAGAATGGCGTTTCGGCGGAGGTTATCGACCTGCGTTCAGTTCGCCCCATTGACTACGCAACAATTATCAATTCGGTGAAGAAAACGAATCGATGCGTTATAGTAGAAGAAGCCTGGCCATTGGCGGCTATTTCGTCGGAGTTGACCTACAACATTCAACGGAATGCCTTCGATTATCTGGACTCACCGGTTGTTCGTGTGAACAGCATGGATTTACCACTTCCATATGCGCCAACGCTCATCGAAGCTATTTTACCAAACGTAAAGCGTACACTACAGGCCGTCGAAACGGTAATGTATAAGAAGTAA
- a CDS encoding ABC transporter ATP-binding protein, producing MLTVDSLTVRKGEIDILLDVSFRVNPGETVCILGRNGAGKTTLLRAIVGAELTSAGQSVIQGCDMHQPERQKVLSDIGAAIYPNSFYAYLSAFENLRLTQRYYGVTRFSVNEILHLFELHEVGKRPANQLSAGMKQRLLLALAFINKPMLLLLDEPFNAVDRDNTRFILRLLAELQREYQTTVILTSHSLPDVEAFYSRILLLKAGQLVADRTKDEVRASGISLTELYDDYA from the coding sequence ATGCTTACAGTTGATAGCTTAACTGTCCGTAAAGGAGAGATCGATATTTTATTGGACGTAAGCTTTAGGGTAAACCCTGGTGAAACGGTTTGTATATTGGGGCGCAACGGAGCTGGTAAAACTACACTACTACGAGCTATCGTAGGCGCTGAACTAACGTCAGCAGGCCAATCTGTAATACAAGGCTGTGATATGCATCAGCCCGAACGTCAAAAGGTATTGTCTGATATAGGGGCTGCTATTTACCCCAATTCTTTTTACGCTTATCTGTCAGCCTTTGAGAATCTTCGTCTTACACAACGCTACTATGGAGTAACCCGTTTTTCGGTGAATGAGATTTTGCACCTATTTGAATTGCACGAAGTTGGGAAACGACCTGCTAATCAACTTTCGGCGGGCATGAAACAACGGTTACTATTGGCATTGGCATTTATCAACAAGCCCATGCTATTACTACTTGATGAACCTTTTAATGCAGTTGACCGTGATAACACACGTTTTATTCTACGTCTACTTGCCGAATTACAACGTGAATATCAGACAACTGTCATATTAACGAGCCACTCGTTGCCTGACGTAGAAGCGTTCTACAGCCGTATTTTGCTACTGAAAGCAGGCCAATTGGTTGCCGACCGAACTAAGGACGAAGTAAGGGCTAGCGGAATCTCATTAACCGAACTATACGACGACTACGCCTGA
- a CDS encoding ABC transporter permease has translation MLPVLQNEWLKLHRHLQLFWAGALAFVVSGFMIQRFCVTALRVYTFWADGHPGRTFAFFFYEQVNFTLSFLQFLLACLATVAVFDTETSESLLRLTRLLPISGWKILVAKLLYSMSFLLVSSGFIAGLLVLLQQPFLSYMNEHERLGIAELGWHYGLRALLMLPVTLLAALITTRFFGKPLAVLALSMLAALALMAVPALPYSHLFWFSAVNAVPFDLIDILVSVGWTVALSRLLYKQYRT, from the coding sequence ATGCTTCCAGTTCTGCAAAATGAATGGCTTAAACTCCATCGCCACTTACAACTATTTTGGGCTGGCGCACTTGCTTTTGTAGTGAGTGGTTTTATGATTCAACGATTTTGCGTGACGGCATTGCGGGTCTATACATTTTGGGCTGACGGTCATCCGGGCCGCACATTCGCGTTTTTCTTTTACGAGCAGGTTAACTTCACCTTATCATTCCTGCAATTTTTATTGGCTTGTCTGGCTACAGTTGCTGTCTTTGACACAGAAACGTCTGAATCCTTACTTCGACTCACGCGATTATTACCCATATCAGGTTGGAAAATTCTGGTTGCTAAGCTTTTATACAGCATGAGTTTTCTGTTGGTGAGTAGTGGCTTTATCGCTGGGCTGTTGGTGTTGTTACAACAGCCATTCTTATCTTATATGAATGAACACGAACGGTTAGGAATTGCTGAATTAGGCTGGCACTATGGTCTAAGAGCTTTGCTTATGCTACCCGTTACATTACTGGCTGCACTCATTACAACCCGTTTTTTTGGTAAGCCCCTGGCAGTGCTGGCCCTGAGTATGTTGGCTGCACTTGCACTGATGGCTGTACCCGCGTTGCCGTATTCACATCTATTTTGGTTTTCGGCTGTCAATGCTGTTCCTTTCGATTTGATAGATATCTTGGTTTCAGTCGGCTGGACGGTGGCATTAAGCAGGTTGTTGTATAAACAATACAGAACATGA
- a CDS encoding ABC transporter permease translates to MNIWRTYYKNEWIKLIRQPQVVWILLIGGWTLVGWAWLLGQGSMTSKHTLTFDDYFFGFFLPVQLISLPIFSLVFFVILYAERQNQTVSWLYRLPVRAVQWYAAKFLTAWLLCLLALFVGLILASFVMYWHAVDVINNLTMSQFFGHLMFISAHLVLLTVPMWLTFFLLSFIIRTPTIAVLVLLVLQILTSFSNDFPNPFATLRLAISYASASGPISYQPELQSQYLIAGVYVLLVVLAVWLYSRRRPNGLVHHLLN, encoded by the coding sequence ATGAACATTTGGCGCACTTATTACAAAAATGAATGGATAAAGCTAATCCGACAGCCGCAGGTAGTTTGGATATTGCTGATTGGCGGCTGGACACTGGTAGGTTGGGCATGGCTTCTTGGACAAGGGTCAATGACCAGTAAGCACACTCTCACCTTCGACGATTACTTTTTCGGCTTTTTCTTACCTGTCCAACTCATTTCACTCCCTATTTTTTCACTTGTTTTCTTCGTTATTCTGTATGCCGAACGGCAAAATCAGACGGTTTCATGGCTGTATCGCTTGCCTGTTCGGGCGGTTCAATGGTATGCAGCTAAGTTTTTGACTGCCTGGCTGCTTTGCCTGTTGGCATTGTTTGTTGGTTTAATATTAGCGAGTTTTGTTATGTATTGGCACGCAGTAGATGTTATTAATAATCTGACAATGAGTCAGTTTTTTGGGCATCTGATGTTTATTTCGGCTCATTTAGTGCTACTGACAGTTCCAATGTGGCTAACCTTTTTCCTACTATCATTCATTATCCGAACGCCCACCATTGCCGTACTGGTCTTACTAGTGTTACAAATTCTGACTAGTTTTAGCAATGACTTTCCAAATCCATTTGCCACATTAAGGCTTGCAATCAGTTATGCCTCAGCCAGTGGGCCAATTTCGTATCAGCCAGAACTTCAGTCTCAATATCTAATTGCTGGCGTTTACGTACTGTTAGTAGTTTTGGCCGTGTGGCTATATAGCCGTCGGAGACCCAATGGATTGGTACATCATCTATTAAACTAA
- a CDS encoding DUF4199 family protein, which translates to MSARFVPTVLFLATLYAVILIFLETVAYIAEQTHTALPNFSLLSLLLSWGGIVVGFHRFGKSILRSIEKTILAVLGVVILGGILITGFNIGLHHYIDPDYKNRLAIERLEVSQQKAREIEAEKNVVFNDDKTEDLQTFRDFFSVKGIIQTHIIGGLISSVLLAFIVLLSSSSSEKFQE; encoded by the coding sequence ATGTCTGCTCGTTTTGTTCCAACGGTACTATTTTTGGCTACTCTTTATGCGGTGATTCTTATCTTTTTGGAAACGGTCGCTTACATAGCAGAGCAGACACATACCGCTTTGCCCAATTTCAGTCTTTTGAGCCTGTTACTTTCGTGGGGAGGGATAGTAGTTGGATTTCATCGTTTCGGCAAATCGATTCTACGTTCAATTGAAAAAACTATTCTGGCTGTACTTGGCGTAGTAATTCTGGGTGGAATTCTGATAACGGGTTTCAATATTGGGCTACACCACTACATTGATCCAGATTATAAAAACAGACTGGCTATTGAACGATTGGAGGTAAGTCAACAAAAAGCGAGAGAGATTGAAGCCGAGAAAAATGTAGTTTTTAACGATGATAAAACTGAAGACCTACAAACATTTAGAGACTTCTTTAGTGTCAAAGGGATAATACAAACGCATATAATTGGAGGACTTATTTCGTCGGTATTGCTTGCCTTCATAGTGCTTTTATCTTCGTCATCGTCCGAAAAGTTTCAAGAATGA
- a CDS encoding two-component regulator propeller domain-containing protein → MSFIIHHSSFAQIGTWQTHVSYQTGQSVVVAGSKIYAATQNGFFYYDKATSETTTLSKTLGLSDVGISRLLYLADQNKLLIAYRNGNLDFLTLTDTGEPGAVTNVNTIVSASGLPVSRGINHLNRIGNNAYLSTDFGLVVLDLLKNEIRDTYFSQRPDGTPLPIYQTASANDSLYALTAPLRSTDTGLRLRAIRFASNVNIVDPANWRLVTEPGQQLESIIANQGRLSATVNGLGIYERQGGKWILTQSLANPTVRQFPASTGIILATDKAITLPGSGQFSGSLLADPREVMADGNSVWIADTKSGLLFGNAGQFQRIAPEGPTRDQFASLYTYPQALVALPNGPLDATLLVTNQPPYEVFSVPNGRWISTIPTGLTRGFNSAAYLATEQQLYLGSFGSGLWSQAEGQAPTAVTLPATISPFISSLATDSDGNIWITTGRAVPPQQATLHVRRADGTFQSFPLVSQTNIVQVVPDDNGFLWLRPDLGGGLLVIDPQGNRSRFLSTQAGQGSLLSNSIRALVKDRNGAIWVGTDLGPTVFDSPYAAFDATIDAQPPLLNRRRLLANELITAITVDGGNRKWIGTQKGVYHVAPDGSQLLDTFTAENSPLPNNVVQAIAIEPTSGKVFIETGTSVQPNGLVSYQGPATEPVEALSGLTIFPNPVRPDFSGTVGIKGLTENATVKILDAGGQLVYETRSQGGTATWNLQDYRGRQAQTGIYLVVVVTADGLEGLAGKLAVVR, encoded by the coding sequence TTGTCATTCATCATTCATCATTCATCATTCGCTCAGATTGGAACCTGGCAAACGCACGTTAGTTATCAGACTGGCCAGTCTGTTGTGGTAGCTGGATCTAAAATTTATGCCGCTACCCAAAACGGTTTCTTCTACTACGATAAAGCTACCAGTGAAACAACAACGCTCAGCAAGACATTGGGTCTGAGTGATGTAGGCATCAGTCGGTTGCTTTACCTGGCCGATCAGAACAAATTGCTCATTGCCTATCGAAACGGCAATCTAGACTTTCTGACGCTCACGGATACGGGGGAACCGGGTGCTGTTACTAACGTCAACACAATTGTTTCTGCCTCAGGCCTACCGGTTTCCAGAGGTATCAATCATCTGAATCGCATTGGCAACAACGCTTACCTCAGTACCGACTTTGGGCTGGTTGTGCTGGATCTACTTAAGAATGAGATTCGGGATACGTATTTTAGTCAACGACCAGACGGCACACCTTTACCAATTTACCAGACCGCTAGCGCTAACGATAGTCTATATGCGTTAACAGCTCCGCTTCGTTCAACCGATACAGGGCTTCGATTACGAGCTATTCGTTTTGCCTCAAACGTCAATATTGTAGACCCCGCTAACTGGCGATTGGTTACTGAGCCGGGGCAGCAATTGGAGTCGATTATAGCCAATCAGGGGCGATTGTCAGCTACGGTCAATGGTCTCGGGATTTACGAACGTCAGGGCGGAAAATGGATTTTAACACAATCATTAGCAAACCCGACAGTTCGGCAATTTCCAGCGTCTACCGGTATAATTCTGGCAACAGACAAAGCAATAACCTTACCCGGTTCTGGTCAATTTTCTGGTTCGTTGCTCGCTGATCCCCGGGAGGTTATGGCAGATGGTAATTCAGTATGGATTGCAGATACAAAGAGTGGGCTACTGTTCGGAAATGCAGGCCAGTTTCAGCGTATTGCTCCTGAAGGCCCAACCCGAGATCAATTTGCTAGTTTATATACCTATCCACAAGCCCTAGTGGCATTGCCTAATGGGCCACTGGATGCTACGTTACTAGTTACCAATCAGCCACCCTATGAGGTTTTTTCAGTTCCGAATGGCCGATGGATCAGTACAATACCTACAGGCTTAACTCGCGGCTTTAATTCAGCAGCCTATTTAGCCACAGAGCAACAGCTTTATCTGGGTAGTTTTGGTAGTGGATTATGGAGCCAGGCAGAAGGACAAGCGCCTACAGCCGTTACATTGCCCGCTACCATCAGTCCGTTTATCAGCAGTCTGGCAACAGATAGTGATGGTAATATCTGGATAACAACTGGACGAGCCGTTCCTCCTCAACAAGCCACCCTACACGTCCGACGGGCCGACGGAACATTCCAATCGTTCCCACTAGTCAGTCAGACAAACATTGTACAGGTTGTTCCTGACGATAATGGATTTCTCTGGCTTCGGCCTGACCTCGGTGGGGGTTTACTTGTTATTGATCCCCAAGGCAATCGCAGTCGTTTTCTCTCAACCCAAGCTGGGCAGGGTAGTCTTCTTTCAAACAGCATACGGGCACTGGTCAAAGACCGGAATGGAGCAATCTGGGTTGGTACAGATCTGGGGCCAACTGTATTTGATAGCCCATACGCGGCATTCGATGCAACCATTGATGCCCAACCTCCCTTACTCAACCGACGTCGGTTACTGGCCAATGAACTCATTACTGCGATTACCGTTGATGGCGGTAATCGAAAATGGATAGGTACGCAAAAAGGTGTTTATCATGTCGCACCCGATGGCTCGCAATTGTTGGACACATTTACAGCAGAGAATAGCCCATTACCAAACAATGTTGTTCAGGCTATTGCCATTGAACCCACTAGTGGAAAGGTATTTATCGAAACCGGAACCTCAGTTCAGCCCAATGGCCTGGTATCTTATCAGGGACCTGCCACTGAACCTGTAGAAGCCCTTAGTGGCCTAACCATTTTCCCGAACCCCGTCCGGCCTGATTTCAGCGGTACCGTCGGAATTAAAGGGCTGACTGAAAACGCAACCGTGAAAATTCTTGATGCAGGGGGGCAATTGGTTTATGAAACCCGGTCGCAGGGGGGCACAGCAACCTGGAATCTTCAGGACTATCGGGGCCGTCAGGCTCAAACGGGCATTTATTTGGTTGTGGTCGTCACAGCGGATGGATTGGAAGGGTTGGCAGGGAAACTGGCGGTGGTACGGTAG